The genomic stretch CGCACGTTTGGGTATTTGTTGACGGTGCAATTTGGTTTGGGTGGTGTGGGTTTAGTGTATCTGCCTCCGTTGGTGCCCGAGTACGGAACTACCGCGCTATTTCTCTCTTTGATTGCATTTAGTTTAGTGACTTTATTAATGCTGCCGTTTTTATCCAGCTACCCGATTATAGAGCGTACCGCGGCACAAAAAAGTTCTGACGCCGCGATCAATTATCGTTTATTGAGTTTGGCGTTACTGGGTACCTTTTTGTTTCAGGCTGCCAATATGGGGTTTACGCTTATATCATCGGCATGGGCAAAAATGCCGGTTTGGAGATGTCATTTATCAGTAATACCTTGGGTGCGGCAGCCTGGATTGCTATTGCGGGCTCGGTGTTAGTGATTTTAATGTCCACTCGCTATGGCCGGTTATGGCCGGTGAGTATTGCCATTGTGTTAACCATTGCTGGAACCTGGATACTGCACCACAGTGATGTTGCAGCCTATTTTTGGATCGCCAATGTAGGTGTTGGTATTACCTGGGCTTTTGTTATTTCCTATCTGCTAGGTATGTGTTCGGAATTTGATAGTGCCGGGCAGATGGCGGCGTTAGGTGGTTTTGCTTCCAAGATGGGGTTAGCGTCCGGGCCGTTAGTCGGTGCACTACTGGTGGGGGAGGATAACTACGCGGTTTTAATCAATATAGCCTGTGTTGCTTTGCTGATTGGGATGGCTGTCATTGTATTACCTGCGTTCAGCCTGGATAAGCAAAAGTCTGTTTAAAGCTCATGGGTAAGTTGCTATTGTTAGCGGCTACCTGGGTTTATTGTGGTTTTAAAGCGTGCCCACCCCTGGTTTTGCGGCGAAATTCCGCCACTCAATCTCCCTCAGAATAAATCACTTAAATTTTCAGGAAAAACAGATTTAAACGCCGTTTATTGTTTTTTTTAGAGAGAAAATCCTGAGAGTTTATTCTTATACTGCCGTCATGCAAACAACCCCTATGTTGAGGAATAAATCATGTTAGTTGGCGTGCCAAAAGAAATTAAAAACCATGAATACCGTATCGGCTTGACGCCCGCAGGCGTGCGTGAGTTGGTCCAGCATGGTCATCAAGTGATGATTGAGAGTGACGGAGGAACCGCTATCGGTTTGACTAATGAAATGTATCAGGCGGCAGGAGCGGAAATTATCGCTACCGCGCAGGAGATATTTTCCCGTGCCGATATGATTGTTAAGGTCAAAGAGCCACAGCCTCAGGAATGTAAAATGCTACGGGATGGCCAGACGCTGTTCACCTATTTACATCTGGCGCCAGACCCTCAGCAAACCCAGTTATTAGTCGAGTCCGGTGCAACCTGTATCGCCTATGAAACAGTTACCGATAAAAACGGTGGCTTGCCTTTATTAGCACCCATGAGTGAAGTGGCTGGCAGAATGTCGATTCAAGCCGGTGCTCATTGTTTGGAAAAGGCGCAGGGTGGGAGTGGCATTTTGATTGGTGGTGTGCCGGGTGTTGAACCAGCCAATATTACCGTTATCGGTGGCGGTGTGGTCGGTTTAAATGCCGCGCGGGTAGCGATGGGAATGGGCGGTAATGTCACCATTTTGGATCGTTCGCTGTCACGCCTGAAGCAAATTGATGAGTTGTTTGAAGGTCGTATCAAAACCTTATTCTCCACCACTGAAGTGTTAGAGCAGCAATTAAAAGATGCCGACATGGTAGTCGGGGCGGTATTAATTCCGGGAGCTGCTGCGCCGAAACTGGTGACCCGTGAAATGCTGGGTTTGATGAAGCAAGGTTCAGTGCTAGTCGATGTAGCTATAGATCAGGGCGGGTGTTTTGAAACCAGTCGCGCAACAACGCATCAGGATCCTACCTATGTGGTTGACGGTATCACTCACTATTGTGTGGCGAATATGCCTGGTGGTGTAGCCAGAACGTCAACCTTTGCGTTGACCAATGCGACTCTGCCTTATGTATTGGCGTTGGCGGATAAGGGACCAAAACAAGCGCTGTTTGATGATAAACATTTGCTGGAAGGGTTAAATGTTCACCACGGTTTGGTGACTTGTGAAGCGGTAGCATCGGCTTTAGGTTATCAATTTGTGGCAGCTGAAAGTGCCTTGGCAGGCAGTGATTTACAAGTTTCAGCTTGAGATTTATCTGATAACAGGAGCCGCTTTTTGCGGCTCTTTTTCGTTGTGGGTTATTATTTATGGCTGCGAGTTTGGGCGCTTTTTGGGTGCCGAATCAATAGGGGATCAAAAAATCTTACATTAAGAGAAGGGTCAATGACTCCGGCTCTATTGATTGCTCAGAACGGTGAGATCACCGCGAATGGCGGCCAGTGCTTTTACCGCGCTCTCAATTTCATGGGTACCCAGAGAAGCTGCTACATTTTTTGCCCATATGAGTTCACGCTGCTCTATTGTTGTCAGCGCAGCTTCACCGTCTTCGGTAATTGACAATAATCGCGCCCGCTTATGATCAGGGTTTACGCTATAGGCGATCATTCCGCTATCAACCAGAGCATCGGCAAAACGCTGGACGGTTTGCCTTTGAAGGTTCATGCGTCGCGCCACATCCGCTACAGTTAATTCACCATTGGCTTCAGCTACATGCACCAGGCACCACCACCGCGAACTAGTTAGGCCGAGATCCTTGGTCATTCTATCGCCCTTGAGTTGCAACTTAGGCGCAAGCTGTAACACTTCAAGCACTAAATCCAATACTAATTTGCTATGCGCGGAACTGGACACAAGAGTCACCATCTTTTACTAAATTTGTTCGCTATAAATATACTTGTGCGCATACTAGCACAGATGACAGCTTGCACACATATTGTAAGCATGCTGTCATTGATGTAATCTGCTCAACACTACCGGGCGTATTCAAGCCAACTCAAAGACGCTTGCGGTCTACGATCTTAATTGCAAGCAATGCAAGGTACCCAGCAACGAGGATAGAAACGATGAGTGAGTTAAAATTAGGCCTGGCACAGGGCTATTGGAGCAGAGGCCCCCATGAGAATTTTGTTGAGATGGCACAAGCAGCCGAGAACCTCGGTTATGACTCCGTTTGGTCGGCTGAATCCTGGGGCAATGACGCCTTTACGCCGCTGTGCTGGATAGGCGCGCAAACCACAAAAATTAAGCTAGGCACTGCTGTTGTTCAGCTTTCTGCACGTACCCCCACTGCTTGTGCTATGCATGCTTTAAGTCTGGACTTATTATCCGGCGGTCGTTTTATCTTGGGGTTGGGTGTTTCAGGCCCGCAAGTAGTTGAAGGCTGGTACGGCCAACCCTTTCCCAAGCCTTTAGCGCGCACCCGTGAATACATTGATATTGTACGCCAGGTATTGGCTCGCGAAGCTCCTGTTACCAATAACGGCCCGCATTATCCGCTACCCTACCTCGGTGACGACGGTATGGGGTTAGGAAAATCACTGAAACCCATTGTTCACCCTTTACGAAAAGACATTCCTATTTTTATGGGTGCAGAAGGTCCGAAAAATATTGCCCTCGCCACTGAGATTGCCGATGGTTGGTTACCA from Oceanicoccus sp. KOV_DT_Chl encodes the following:
- a CDS encoding MFS transporter gives rise to the protein MAAPNGEVARVILSFLATAGLFYVNIMPALIDGLIEGLGLSNQQAGFVGSANVYGAAVGALLAVFVVKKVPWKFCSVVLLCGLMVMDGLSIFLSDAWVLIATRFCHGFIGGMLVGIGFAVISRTTEADRTFGYLLTVQFGLGGVGLVYLPPLVPEYGTTALFLSLIAFSLVTLLMLPFLSSYPIIERTAAQKSSDAAINYRLLSLALLGTFLFQAANMGFTLISSAWAKMPVWRCHLSVIPWVRQPGLLLRARC
- a CDS encoding MarR family winged helix-turn-helix transcriptional regulator, whose amino-acid sequence is MSSSAHSKLVLDLVLEVLQLAPKLQLKGDRMTKDLGLTSSRWWCLVHVAEANGELTVADVARRMNLQRQTVQRFADALVDSGMIAYSVNPDHKRARLLSITEDGEAALTTIEQRELIWAKNVAASLGTHEIESAVKALAAIRGDLTVLSNQ
- a CDS encoding LLM class F420-dependent oxidoreductase, with translation MSELKLGLAQGYWSRGPHENFVEMAQAAENLGYDSVWSAESWGNDAFTPLCWIGAQTTKIKLGTAVVQLSARTPTACAMHALSLDLLSGGRFILGLGVSGPQVVEGWYGQPFPKPLARTREYIDIVRQVLAREAPVTNNGPHYPLPYLGDDGMGLGKSLKPIVHPLRKDIPIFMGAEGPKNIALATEIADGWLPLIYNPFDESVYADSLKDAKPDFEINQMVMVDVNDDVNVGLLKVKTFLSFYIGGMGAKNTNFHKDLFCRMGYEAEANKIQQLFMEGKRDEAVATIPDEFADNVSLVGPKDRIKDRLQAWRDSKVTTLLVATTDKKQLRDIAELVL
- the ald gene encoding alanine dehydrogenase, with the protein product MLVGVPKEIKNHEYRIGLTPAGVRELVQHGHQVMIESDGGTAIGLTNEMYQAAGAEIIATAQEIFSRADMIVKVKEPQPQECKMLRDGQTLFTYLHLAPDPQQTQLLVESGATCIAYETVTDKNGGLPLLAPMSEVAGRMSIQAGAHCLEKAQGGSGILIGGVPGVEPANITVIGGGVVGLNAARVAMGMGGNVTILDRSLSRLKQIDELFEGRIKTLFSTTEVLEQQLKDADMVVGAVLIPGAAAPKLVTREMLGLMKQGSVLVDVAIDQGGCFETSRATTHQDPTYVVDGITHYCVANMPGGVARTSTFALTNATLPYVLALADKGPKQALFDDKHLLEGLNVHHGLVTCEAVASALGYQFVAAESALAGSDLQVSA